Proteins encoded within one genomic window of Bacteroidota bacterium:
- a CDS encoding arginine--tRNA ligase, translating into MNIEKVIKLKTVEGVKYLYKQELTIDDFQTQATRKDFEGDFTITVFGFLKFSRKSPEDTANEIGEYLKTELPEILSFNVVKGFLNITIDSSYWISLFNEILKLKKFGFKKIKDLSSSIMIEFSSPNTNKPLHLGHVRNNMLGNSISEILKASGKNVTKVNLVNDRGIHICKSMLAWQKWSNNETPETNCKKGDHLVGDYYVKFNDEYKKQTKALLAQGMKEEEAKNSAPILLEAKETLRKWEAKDEETINLWKKMNEWVYDGFNKTYKKLGIKFDKTYYESKTYELGKSLIFKALEKGILLKKEDGSVWADLSEFGLDQKLLLRSDGTSVYITQDIGTAHQRFSSFSIDKHFYVVGNEQNYHFQVLKLILKQLGFDWAENIEHLSYGMVELPSGKMKSREGTVVDADDLMEEMKETATNTSVELGKLENFNEFEKKKIIESIAIGALKYFILKVDPKKNMTFNPKESIDFNGNTGPFIQYTYVRIQSVLDKAKSMEFDFPKETNIKTKINSKEIELIKLLSKTPSIINDSAQSLNPAIIANFCYNLAKEYNQFYHEFPIISEIDDNIRNFRLNISLKIAKSIKNLMGLLGIDVPQRM; encoded by the coding sequence ATGAATATTGAAAAAGTTATTAAACTCAAAACAGTAGAAGGAGTAAAATATCTTTACAAACAAGAACTTACAATTGACGATTTTCAAACGCAAGCTACAAGAAAAGATTTCGAAGGAGATTTTACAATAACCGTTTTTGGATTTTTAAAATTTTCAAGAAAATCGCCGGAAGATACAGCAAACGAAATTGGGGAATATTTGAAAACCGAATTGCCTGAAATATTAAGTTTTAATGTAGTGAAAGGATTCCTTAATATAACAATTGACAGTTCGTATTGGATTTCATTGTTTAACGAAATTTTGAAACTTAAAAAATTTGGATTCAAAAAAATTAAAGACCTTTCGTCATCAATAATGATAGAATTTTCATCACCAAACACTAATAAACCTCTTCATCTTGGTCATGTTAGAAACAATATGTTGGGAAATTCAATTTCAGAAATTCTGAAAGCTTCAGGAAAAAATGTAACAAAAGTGAATTTGGTCAACGATAGAGGAATTCACATTTGCAAATCGATGCTTGCATGGCAAAAATGGAGCAATAACGAAACTCCTGAAACAAATTGTAAAAAAGGAGATCATTTGGTAGGCGACTATTATGTAAAATTTAACGACGAGTATAAAAAACAAACCAAAGCTCTTTTAGCTCAAGGGATGAAAGAAGAAGAGGCAAAAAATTCTGCACCAATTTTGCTCGAAGCAAAAGAAACTTTACGAAAATGGGAAGCTAAAGATGAAGAAACCATAAATTTATGGAAGAAAATGAACGAATGGGTTTACGATGGTTTCAATAAAACATACAAAAAACTAGGGATAAAATTTGATAAAACCTATTACGAATCAAAAACTTATGAATTAGGGAAATCCTTAATTTTCAAAGCATTAGAAAAAGGAATTTTACTAAAAAAAGAAGACGGTTCTGTTTGGGCAGATTTATCGGAATTTGGTTTAGACCAAAAGTTATTATTACGTTCCGATGGGACTTCGGTCTATATTACCCAAGATATTGGTACTGCTCACCAACGTTTTAGCTCATTTAGTATTGACAAGCATTTCTATGTTGTTGGAAACGAGCAGAACTATCATTTTCAAGTATTAAAATTGATATTGAAGCAACTTGGGTTTGATTGGGCTGAAAATATCGAACATTTGTCGTATGGAATGGTTGAATTACCTTCAGGAAAAATGAAATCGCGCGAAGGAACTGTAGTTGATGCTGATGATTTGATGGAAGAAATGAAAGAAACTGCTACAAATACTTCTGTTGAATTGGGGAAATTAGAAAATTTCAACGAATTTGAGAAGAAAAAAATAATTGAATCTATTGCAATTGGAGCGCTAAAATATTTTATTTTAAAGGTCGATCCCAAAAAGAACATGACTTTCAATCCAAAAGAATCAATTGATTTTAATGGAAATACAGGACCTTTTATTCAATATACATATGTCAGAATTCAATCGGTTTTAGACAAAGCAAAAAGCATGGAATTTGATTTTCCGAAAGAAACAAACATCAAAACAAAAATTAATTCTAAAGAAATAGAACTAATAAAATTATTATCGAAAACTCCTAGCATAATTAACGACTCGGCACAAAGTTTAAATCCTGCAATTATTGCAAATTTTTGCTATAATCTTGCAAAAGAATATAATCAGTTCTATCACGAATTCCCTATTATTAGCGAAATTGACGATAACATTCGCAATTTCCGATTGAATATTTCATTAAAAATTGCAAAAAGCATTAAAAATCTGATGGGATTGTTGGGAATTGATGTACCACAAAGAATGTAG
- a CDS encoding prohibitin family protein: protein MKKQFSSLLIVVIIGVILLIFFGSSMFYTLQPGDRAIIFRQFTTGLDKENIFEPGFHVIAPWNDLHIYNVKEQKSEETMDVLDRSGLSVNIDISVRFNPIYEKIGFLHEVFGKNYINQLVIPEVRSSVRQVAGRYTAEEIYSTKRSLVEKAIIEETTIILEKNFIQMRAMLIRSIGLPNEIKNAIESKLKQEQEALAYKFRLDKEKSEAERKKIEAEGISNYNLIISQSLTTNILKQRGIEATIELAKSNNTKVVVVGAGKDGLPLILGNN from the coding sequence ATGAAAAAGCAGTTTTCATCATTACTAATAGTAGTTATTATTGGAGTAATTCTTCTAATTTTTTTCGGAAGCAGTATGTTTTATACGCTTCAACCGGGCGACCGAGCAATTATTTTTAGGCAGTTCACTACCGGATTAGACAAAGAAAATATTTTTGAACCTGGATTTCATGTAATCGCCCCATGGAACGACCTCCACATTTACAATGTAAAAGAGCAAAAAAGTGAAGAAACTATGGATGTTCTTGACAGAAGTGGACTTTCTGTAAATATTGACATTTCCGTTCGTTTTAATCCTATTTATGAAAAAATTGGTTTTCTACACGAGGTTTTTGGAAAAAATTATATTAACCAATTAGTTATTCCCGAAGTAAGATCTTCGGTAAGACAAGTAGCAGGAAGATATACCGCAGAAGAAATTTATTCAACAAAACGTTCTTTGGTTGAAAAAGCAATTATTGAAGAAACAACAATAATTTTAGAAAAAAACTTCATTCAGATGCGTGCTATGCTAATTCGTTCCATTGGACTACCGAACGAAATTAAAAATGCAATTGAAAGTAAATTGAAGCAAGAGCAAGAAGCCTTGGCATATAAATTCCGCTTAGATAAAGAAAAAAGTGAAGCAGAGCGTAAAAAAATTGAAGCGGAAGGTATATCCAACTATAATTTAATTATCAGTCAGAGTTTAACAACCAACATATTGAAACAAAGAGGAATAGAAGCAACCATTGAACTTGCTAAATCGAATAATACGAAAGTTGTTGTGGTTGGTGCCGGTAAAGATGGGCTACCTCTAATTTTGGGAAATAACTAA
- a CDS encoding iron-sulfur cluster-binding protein — MSSTSKLFQKESEKVAFDLKHRNTIRFNMSKYNAAVAKGKSRYSNLELAKQRASAIKENVLQNLDKYLIQFEENISKRGAKVIYAKDNDEAISEILSILNSHETKLVVKSKSMTTEEIDFNKNLEDNNIESVETDLGEYIVQVAGEKPYHIVTPAMHKSKEDVDELFNKNFDTPKNSTPEYLTNWVREKLREKYINADAGITGANFLIADIGAVALTENEGNGLMSTSFPKIQIAIAGIEKIIPSYKDLDLFLPLLAVHGTGQKITAYNSIFTGPKQEGENDGPQEMYVILLDNGRSKLFDKKEQHKALKCIRCGACLNACPVYKNIGGYTYESTYSGPIGSVITPHLKDQKEYKHLSFASSLCGKCTEVCPVKIDIHKLLLYNRRDAVENGYSVFAEKIGMIGYKKAMLNRNTLDAGGEFVKNKFSFVGKNAWGKMREIPRMKKSFSKQYIENHS; from the coding sequence ATGAGTAGTACCTCAAAGTTATTTCAAAAAGAATCGGAAAAGGTTGCATTCGACCTAAAACACAGAAATACCATCAGGTTCAATATGTCGAAATATAATGCAGCTGTTGCCAAAGGAAAATCAAGATATTCGAACCTTGAGTTAGCAAAACAAAGAGCATCGGCAATAAAAGAAAATGTTCTCCAAAATCTTGATAAATATTTAATACAATTTGAAGAGAATATTTCGAAGAGAGGAGCAAAAGTAATCTATGCAAAAGACAATGATGAAGCAATTTCCGAAATTTTATCGATACTAAATTCGCATGAAACTAAATTAGTTGTAAAAAGCAAATCGATGACTACAGAAGAAATTGATTTCAATAAAAATCTCGAAGACAATAATATTGAATCAGTGGAAACAGATCTTGGAGAATATATTGTGCAGGTAGCTGGCGAGAAACCATATCATATAGTAACTCCGGCAATGCACAAATCAAAAGAAGACGTAGATGAACTTTTTAATAAAAATTTCGATACACCAAAAAATAGCACACCCGAATATTTAACAAATTGGGTGAGAGAAAAACTACGAGAAAAGTATATTAATGCCGATGCAGGAATTACCGGAGCAAATTTTCTAATTGCAGATATTGGAGCAGTGGCTTTGACCGAAAATGAAGGAAATGGCTTGATGTCAACTTCATTTCCGAAAATTCAAATAGCTATTGCAGGAATCGAAAAAATAATTCCATCGTACAAAGATTTAGATTTATTTTTGCCACTACTTGCAGTTCATGGAACTGGACAAAAAATTACTGCCTATAATTCAATTTTTACAGGCCCGAAACAAGAAGGCGAAAATGACGGGCCACAAGAAATGTATGTAATATTACTTGACAATGGCAGATCGAAACTTTTTGACAAAAAAGAGCAACACAAGGCGCTAAAGTGTATTAGATGTGGCGCTTGCCTAAATGCTTGCCCTGTTTATAAAAACATAGGAGGATATACCTACGAATCGACTTACAGCGGACCAATAGGTTCAGTGATTACGCCGCATTTAAAAGATCAGAAAGAATATAAACATTTGAGTTTTGCTTCTTCACTCTGTGGAAAATGCACTGAAGTTTGCCCGGTAAAAATTGACATTCACAAACTACTATTATACAATAGACGCGATGCTGTTGAAAATGGATATTCCGTATTTGCAGAAAAAATAGGAATGATTGGATACAAAAAAGCAATGCTGAATAGAAACACTTTAGATGCCGGTGGAGAATTTGTCAAAAATAAATTTTCGTTCGTGGGGAAAAATGCCTGGGGAAAAATGCGTGAAATACCTCGAATGAAAAAATCATTTTCGAAACAATATATCGAAAATCATTCTTAA
- a CDS encoding UbiX family flavin prenyltransferase has product MSKKQKIIIGVTGASGSIYAKQLIEKIYVIKNQLAEVNIVFTDNAKLVWNYEIGKEAFTKIPYKIYNINDFFAPFASGSAKFDCMIVCPCSMGTLGKIANCISDNLIVRAADVMLKERRKLILVTRDSPLNLIHINNMKIITEAGGIICPASPSFYSKPQNIEQLINSVVERIIDLVGLENEHYRWGNDIEN; this is encoded by the coding sequence ATGAGTAAAAAACAAAAAATAATAATTGGAGTTACAGGCGCTAGCGGATCAATTTATGCGAAGCAATTAATTGAAAAAATATATGTAATAAAAAATCAATTAGCTGAAGTTAATATTGTCTTCACAGATAATGCAAAATTAGTTTGGAATTACGAAATTGGGAAGGAGGCATTTACAAAAATTCCTTACAAAATTTATAATATAAACGATTTCTTCGCTCCCTTTGCCAGCGGTTCGGCAAAATTTGATTGTATGATAGTTTGCCCATGCTCGATGGGAACTCTTGGAAAAATTGCAAACTGCATTAGCGATAATCTCATTGTGCGAGCCGCAGACGTAATGCTCAAAGAAAGGCGGAAACTAATTTTAGTAACAAGAGATAGTCCACTAAATTTAATTCATATAAATAATATGAAAATAATTACCGAAGCAGGTGGAATAATCTGTCCTGCCAGCCCTTCGTTTTATAGCAAACCTCAAAATATTGAACAGCTCATAAATTCTGTAGTAGAACGCATTATTGATTTAGTTGGCTTAGAAAATGAGCACTATAGGTGGGGGAATGATATTGAGAATTGA
- a CDS encoding glycosyltransferase family 4 protein, which translates to MKIAVNTRLLLKDKLEGIGWFSYEVLKRITTQHPEHEFIFLFDRPYSEEFIFSSNITPIVISPPTRHPILWYIWFELMLPRVLKKHKPDLFFSPDGYISLSSGIKTVTAIHDINFEHNPQDLPFLISKYYRKYFRKYAQKAHRIITVSEFSKKDISETYLIPASKIDVCYNGANSVYKELSEKITTEIKSEFTEKENYFIFIGALHPRKNVERLLLSFDMFKQKTSSNMKLVIVGEKMFKNKQIHHTFNNMEFKNEVIFTGRLSAEKLSFMLGSAFALVFVPYFEGFGIPIVEAFNCGVPVITSNVTSMPEVGGNAAMLVDPYSVESICERMIILYENEDFRKDLIQKGNLRKLQFSWDKTAENVWASLMN; encoded by the coding sequence ATGAAAATAGCAGTAAATACACGTCTTTTATTGAAAGACAAACTCGAGGGAATTGGTTGGTTTTCGTATGAAGTCCTTAAAAGAATAACGACTCAACACCCCGAGCATGAATTTATTTTCTTGTTTGACAGGCCTTATTCTGAGGAATTTATTTTCTCTTCAAATATTACACCTATTGTAATTTCTCCACCCACCCGACATCCAATATTGTGGTACATTTGGTTTGAGCTAATGCTTCCCAGAGTTTTGAAAAAACATAAACCAGATTTGTTTTTTTCGCCAGACGGATACATTTCGCTTTCATCCGGTATAAAAACTGTTACTGCAATACATGACATAAATTTTGAACATAATCCTCAAGATCTACCATTTCTTATTAGCAAATATTATAGAAAATATTTTAGAAAATATGCACAAAAAGCTCATAGAATTATTACTGTTTCAGAATTTTCGAAAAAAGACATTTCTGAAACATACTTGATTCCGGCATCAAAAATAGATGTTTGTTATAATGGTGCAAATTCTGTTTACAAAGAATTAAGTGAAAAAATAACTACTGAAATAAAATCAGAATTTACCGAAAAGGAAAACTATTTTATTTTTATTGGAGCATTGCATCCCCGAAAAAATGTTGAGCGTTTGTTATTGTCATTCGATATGTTCAAACAAAAAACCTCTTCAAATATGAAATTGGTGATTGTTGGTGAAAAAATGTTTAAAAACAAACAGATTCATCATACATTCAACAATATGGAATTCAAAAATGAAGTAATATTTACCGGACGTTTATCGGCAGAAAAACTCAGCTTCATGCTTGGGTCTGCGTTTGCATTAGTTTTTGTTCCGTATTTCGAAGGCTTTGGAATTCCAATAGTTGAAGCTTTCAATTGTGGAGTTCCAGTAATTACATCAAATGTTACTTCAATGCCTGAGGTTGGAGGAAATGCTGCTATGCTGGTAGATCCATATTCAGTTGAATCAATTTGTGAAAGAATGATTATACTTTATGAAAATGAGGATTTTAGAAAAGATTTAATACAAAAAGGGAATTTAAGAAAACTACAATTTAGCTGGGATAAAACTGCCGAGAATGTGTGGGCAAGTTTAATGAATTAG
- a CDS encoding diacylglycerol kinase family lipid kinase translates to MKKVLFIINPISGIGKHGKIANLIPKILDNKNFSYEIKYTENEGHATEIAKEASANFDIITAVGGDGLVNEISNSLINTNIKFAIIPAGSGNGFARHLKIPCTAAKAIQLINKQNIRKIDTAHINDKTFVNVAGIGFDAHIAHNFSKSKKRGFLSYIKIIFQEFYKYKAQQFTLVIDGEKINEKAFSISFCNSSQFGNNAFIAPQAKIDDGFLNVAIIKKFPAIAAPLLAVRLFNKTIQKSKYYKSITAKEIRIIQESQVVSHIDGEAIHLPQEIKIKINPLSLNVIC, encoded by the coding sequence ATGAAAAAAGTATTATTTATTATTAATCCAATTTCTGGAATTGGGAAACATGGAAAAATTGCAAATTTGATTCCAAAAATTCTCGACAACAAGAATTTCTCTTACGAAATTAAATATACAGAAAATGAAGGACATGCAACGGAAATTGCAAAAGAAGCATCTGCAAATTTCGATATAATAACAGCAGTAGGAGGAGATGGATTAGTAAATGAAATAAGTAATTCTCTTATAAATACTAACATAAAATTTGCAATAATTCCTGCCGGTTCGGGCAATGGTTTTGCTCGTCATCTCAAAATTCCATGCACGGCTGCAAAAGCAATTCAATTAATCAACAAACAAAATATTCGAAAAATCGACACAGCCCATATCAACGATAAAACGTTTGTAAACGTTGCCGGAATTGGTTTTGATGCACATATTGCTCACAATTTTTCAAAATCGAAAAAACGAGGATTTTTATCTTATATAAAAATTATTTTTCAAGAATTTTACAAATATAAAGCCCAACAGTTCACCTTAGTAATTGATGGCGAAAAAATCAATGAAAAGGCATTTTCTATAAGTTTTTGCAATTCATCGCAATTTGGAAATAATGCCTTTATTGCTCCTCAAGCCAAAATTGACGATGGTTTTTTGAATGTTGCAATAATAAAAAAATTTCCTGCGATAGCAGCCCCACTACTTGCAGTAAGACTTTTCAACAAAACCATTCAGAAATCTAAATACTACAAATCAATTACAGCAAAAGAGATAAGAATCATCCAAGAATCGCAAGTTGTATCACATATTGATGGGGAAGCAATTCATCTTCCACAAGAGATAAAAATTAAAATCAATCCTCTTTCTCTAAATGTAATTTGTTAG
- the rpiB gene encoding ribose 5-phosphate isomerase B: protein MKNLKIALASDHAGFNTKKTLIDFLEKEDYFVKDFGAFSDESVDYPDFAHPLSIAVENTEFDIGITLCGSGNGISMTANKHQGIRSALCWCVEITRLARQHNDANICSIPARFVNESEAIEIVKEFLATEFEKGRHVKRINKIPLK from the coding sequence ATGAAAAACTTAAAAATCGCACTTGCATCTGATCATGCAGGCTTCAATACAAAAAAAACACTAATAGATTTTCTTGAAAAAGAAGATTATTTTGTAAAAGATTTTGGAGCATTTTCCGATGAGAGTGTCGATTATCCCGACTTTGCTCACCCTTTATCAATAGCAGTTGAAAACACCGAGTTTGATATTGGAATAACTTTATGTGGAAGCGGAAATGGAATAAGTATGACCGCAAACAAACATCAGGGGATACGTTCGGCGCTATGTTGGTGTGTAGAAATTACAAGATTGGCTAGACAACATAACGATGCAAATATTTGTTCGATACCAGCTCGTTTTGTCAATGAATCTGAGGCTATTGAAATTGTTAAAGAATTTTTAGCAACTGAATTCGAAAAAGGCAGACATGTCAAACGAATTAATAAAATTCCTTTAAAATAG